One stretch of Cotesia glomerata isolate CgM1 unplaced genomic scaffold, MPM_Cglom_v2.3 scaffold_824, whole genome shotgun sequence DNA includes these proteins:
- the LOC123274849 gene encoding synaptotagmin-7-like, translated as FKISFIKINYCLQVDFSEKPSFWKALKPPAKDKCGELLCSLCYHPSNSILTLTLLKARNLKAKDINGKSDPYVKVWLQFGDKRIEKRKTPIFKCTLNPVFNEAFSFNVPWEKIRECSLDVMVMDFDNIGRNELIGRIQLAVFVS; from the exons ttcaaaatatcatttattaaaatcaactATTGCTTACAGGTTGATTTTTCTGAGAAACCATCGTTTTGGAAGGCATTAAAGCCTCCCGCAAAAGACAAATGTGGTGAACTGCTTTGTTCCCTTTGCTATCATCCTAGTAATTCTATTTTAACATTGACGTTACTTAAAGCGAGAAATCTGAAAGCAAAAGACATTAATGGAAAATCTG aTCCTTACGTAAAAGTTTGGTTACAATTTGGTGACAAAAGGATTGAAAAGCGAAAAACACCGATTTTCAAATGTACTCTCAACCCCGTTTTTAACGAAGCATTTTCGTTTAATGTACCTTGGGAAAAAATCAGAGAATGCTCATTAGATGTAATGGTAATGGATTTCGATAATATCGGCCGAAACGAACTGATTGGCCGGATACAACTGGCAG